A single genomic interval of halophilic archaeon DL31 harbors:
- a CDS encoding hypothetical protein (KEGG: hbo:Hbor_23540 hypothetical protein), producing MNVRQVIPKDAIPSVDDPEFVADHPHPDDEVVGVELGGEVTAYPIRYLNYHEIVNDTVGGVPVAATWCPLCGSTVVYDRRPAEGDLGSHDDPGTLEFGVSGKLADDDLVMYDRETGSEWKQSLGEAIAGPLEGARLCVLPATTTTWSIFSETHPEATVMAEPGGKSEASGTGSEPAAIDYEDDPYRDYFEAEGFGLGAHRGEGPGREWDREDLTAKETVLGLELGDDALGFPRSRVEDAGGVVTATVGDEAVVVFAADDGLHAYRDPGYEWRSTRGGFRADGVMWDATTGAPLDNPATHVAANRDPLDRLPARTLFAFAWRDDHGDAFFLSG from the coding sequence ATGAACGTCCGACAGGTCATCCCGAAAGACGCCATCCCGAGCGTCGACGACCCCGAGTTCGTCGCGGACCACCCACACCCCGACGACGAGGTCGTCGGTGTCGAACTCGGCGGCGAAGTGACGGCCTACCCCATCCGCTATCTGAACTATCACGAAATCGTCAACGACACCGTCGGCGGCGTCCCCGTCGCCGCGACGTGGTGCCCGCTCTGTGGGAGTACGGTGGTCTACGACCGCCGCCCCGCTGAAGGCGACCTCGGGAGTCACGACGACCCCGGTACGTTGGAGTTCGGGGTCAGCGGCAAGCTGGCCGACGACGACCTGGTGATGTACGACCGGGAAACCGGCTCCGAGTGGAAACAGTCACTCGGCGAAGCGATTGCCGGTCCGCTCGAAGGTGCGCGCCTGTGCGTGCTTCCCGCGACGACCACTACCTGGTCGATTTTCAGCGAGACGCATCCCGAGGCCACCGTCATGGCCGAACCGGGCGGGAAGAGCGAAGCATCGGGGACGGGGAGTGAACCGGCAGCAATCGACTACGAGGACGACCCCTACCGCGACTACTTCGAGGCCGAGGGGTTCGGTCTCGGCGCTCACCGTGGGGAAGGACCGGGTCGGGAGTGGGACCGTGAGGACCTCACCGCCAAGGAGACAGTTCTCGGGCTCGAACTCGGCGACGACGCGCTCGGTTTCCCCCGCTCACGCGTCGAGGACGCCGGCGGCGTCGTCACGGCGACTGTCGGCGACGAGGCTGTCGTCGTCTTCGCAGCTGACGACGGTCTGCACGCCTACCGGGACCCCGGCTACGAGTGGCGCTCGACTCGTGGGGGGTTCCGGGCCGATGGCGTGATGTGGGACGCGACGACGGGAGCACCACTGGACAACCCAGCAACGCACGTCGCGGCGAACCGTGACCCGCTCGATCGGCTGCCTGCGAGGACACTGTTCGCGTTCGCGTGGCGCGACGACCACGGCGACGCGTTTTTCTTGTCTGGCTGA
- a CDS encoding Alanyl-tRNA synthetase, class IIc (PFAM: Alanyl-tRNA synthetase, class IIc, N-terminal; Threonyl/alanyl tRNA synthetase, SAD~KEGG: nmg:Nmag_1345 alanyl-tRNA synthetase, class IIc-like protein) → MTEQLYLADSTVREFDATVERTVSNDRVVLDRTHFYPEGGGQPNDTGIISTETGEWRVVDVQKHDGIHHYLEPAEGTDADFPEAGTTVTGELDWERRHNHMRYHTAQHLLSALLLDEYDAETTGNQVRAHKATLDCAYERFHTDDLEHIEALLNELVAEARPVEWSVMDREEAEVTLDPERTRLSLLPDSITEIRIVEIGGASPDEEPFDRTACAGTHVSNTESIGEVTVTGRETKGSDEERITFELA, encoded by the coding sequence ATGACTGAGCAACTCTATCTGGCGGACTCTACCGTCCGGGAGTTCGACGCCACCGTCGAGCGCACCGTGAGCAACGACCGGGTCGTCCTCGACCGTACCCACTTCTACCCCGAGGGCGGCGGGCAGCCCAACGACACCGGCATCATCAGCACGGAAACCGGCGAGTGGCGTGTCGTCGATGTCCAGAAACACGACGGTATCCACCACTACCTCGAACCGGCTGAAGGGACTGACGCCGACTTCCCCGAGGCCGGAACTACCGTCACCGGCGAACTCGACTGGGAGCGTCGCCACAACCACATGCGATACCACACTGCCCAACACCTGCTCTCGGCGCTCCTGCTTGATGAGTACGACGCAGAGACGACAGGGAATCAGGTTCGTGCGCACAAGGCGACGCTCGATTGTGCCTACGAGCGGTTCCACACCGACGACCTCGAGCATATCGAAGCGCTGCTCAACGAACTGGTTGCTGAGGCGCGCCCCGTTGAGTGGTCCGTGATGGACCGCGAGGAAGCCGAGGTGACCCTTGACCCCGAGCGAACCCGCCTCTCGCTGCTCCCGGACTCAATTACCGAAATCCGAATCGTCGAAATCGGCGGCGCAAGCCCTGACGAGGAGCCCTTCGACCGGACGGCCTGTGCGGGCACGCACGTGAGTAACACCGAATCGATTGGTGAGGTGACTGTCACCGGCCGCGAGACGAAGGGGAGTGACGAGGAGCGCATCACGTTTGAACTCGCATGA
- a CDS encoding metal dependent phosphohydrolase (TIGRFAM: HDIG~PFAM: Metal-dependent phosphohydrolase, HD region, subdomain~KEGG: hbo:Hbor_23530 hypothetical protein~SMART: Metal-dependent phosphohydrolase, HD region) — translation MGVEIRGSPVTAEEFADMEEFVHDYLAASVEAEEDGGRMRWYPWHSADYRFNHIRNVVKIAERIAQEVGANVPVVRVAAAFHDVSKLEAEQDVHAEAGAHVAREYLTTRGDYPDSFVEEVCSVVEAHSYQGPLSDVSLETQCLIEGDVLDKVGANGTVLMLLRMGYEARSHMDAAEMVDRVLERGQEHADRVESDVAESIAHQRLKRVKWIREWLESEVAGVDPDERTVEF, via the coding sequence GTGGGCGTCGAAATAAGGGGGTCGCCCGTCACTGCCGAGGAGTTCGCCGATATGGAAGAGTTCGTCCACGATTACCTCGCCGCCAGCGTCGAGGCCGAGGAGGACGGTGGCCGGATGCGGTGGTACCCGTGGCACTCCGCGGACTACCGGTTCAACCATATCCGGAACGTCGTCAAGATCGCCGAGCGCATCGCCCAGGAAGTCGGCGCAAACGTCCCAGTCGTCCGGGTCGCAGCCGCCTTCCACGACGTGTCCAAGCTCGAAGCCGAACAGGACGTGCACGCGGAGGCGGGCGCCCACGTCGCCCGTGAGTATCTGACCACCCGCGGCGACTACCCTGACTCGTTCGTCGAGGAGGTCTGTAGCGTCGTGGAGGCTCACTCCTACCAGGGGCCGCTCTCGGACGTCTCACTGGAGACCCAGTGTCTCATCGAGGGCGACGTGCTGGACAAAGTCGGCGCCAACGGGACCGTCCTCATGCTGCTCCGAATGGGCTACGAGGCCCGGAGCCACATGGACGCCGCCGAGATGGTCGACCGCGTGCTCGAACGTGGCCAGGAACACGCAGACCGCGTAGAGAGTGACGTCGCCGAATCCATCGCCCACCAGCGACTGAAGCGGGTCAAATGGATCCGCGAGTGGCTGGAGTCAGAAGTAGCCGGAGTCGACCCCGACGAACGCACAGTCGAGTTCTAA
- a CDS encoding NAD-dependent epimerase/dehydratase (PFAM: NAD-dependent epimerase/dehydratase~KEGG: hbo:Hbor_23520 nucleoside-diphosphate-sugar epimerase), with amino-acid sequence MSDSALVIGGTRFIGRHTVEDLLEHDYEVTIFNRGNHENPFADREGVEQIEGDRREDQDLRAAALSARPDIVIDCVAYYPEDVDVAVDIFADVDGYVYISSGDAYGEEWIPKREGATPMRPCTEEQAVDDSDETYGNRKAEGDRIVQRAAEEGVNAMSVRPCIVYGPYDYTGRMDYWLDRVDTHDRIVVPGDGQNLWHRAYAPDVGSALRTVAEEGEPGKFYNVGDQRAVTLEEMLDLVADAMDTDLEVVTAGERELAAAGLEPEDFILYREYPHMLDTSTLADLGWESTPPADAMARTVEEHRDSDRDGSEYDPGREAEEAVLDVLDTL; translated from the coding sequence ATGTCCGACTCAGCGCTCGTTATCGGCGGAACCAGATTCATCGGCCGGCACACCGTCGAGGACCTGCTCGAACACGACTACGAGGTCACCATCTTCAACCGCGGCAATCACGAGAACCCATTCGCCGACCGCGAGGGTGTCGAACAGATCGAGGGGGACCGCCGCGAGGACCAGGACCTTCGGGCGGCAGCGCTCTCGGCACGCCCCGATATCGTCATCGACTGTGTTGCGTACTACCCCGAGGATGTGGACGTGGCGGTGGACATCTTCGCGGACGTGGACGGCTACGTGTACATCTCCTCGGGCGACGCCTACGGCGAAGAGTGGATTCCCAAGCGCGAGGGCGCGACGCCGATGCGCCCCTGTACCGAGGAGCAGGCCGTCGACGACTCGGACGAAACCTACGGGAACCGGAAGGCCGAGGGTGACCGCATCGTCCAGCGCGCGGCCGAGGAGGGGGTCAACGCGATGTCTGTCCGACCCTGCATCGTCTACGGCCCCTATGACTACACCGGACGAATGGACTACTGGCTCGACCGAGTGGACACGCACGACCGAATCGTCGTCCCGGGCGACGGCCAGAACCTCTGGCACCGCGCCTACGCCCCGGACGTGGGGAGCGCGCTCCGCACCGTCGCCGAGGAGGGTGAACCCGGCAAATTCTACAACGTTGGTGACCAGCGCGCGGTCACGCTCGAGGAGATGCTGGACCTCGTCGCGGACGCGATGGATACTGACCTCGAGGTCGTGACGGCGGGCGAGCGCGAACTCGCGGCCGCGGGGTTGGAGCCCGAGGACTTCATCCTCTATCGGGAGTACCCACACATGCTCGACACCAGCACGCTGGCTGACCTTGGCTGGGAATCGACGCCGCCAGCGGACGCGATGGCCCGCACTGTCGAGGAACACCGTGATTCAGACCGCGACGGCAGCGAGTACGATCCTGGACGTGAGGCGGAGGAGGCAGTGCTGGACGTACTGGATACCCTGTAA
- a CDS encoding Pyridoxal-5'-phosphate-dependent protein beta subunit (PFAM: Pyridoxal phosphate-dependent enzyme, beta subunit~KEGG: hbo:Hbor_23990 L-threonine synthase) — translation MFSDAFVGLVCTDCDAALTVAEADPGALAAAGPCQDCGAPRTPAYDLEAVDTEAVREGRTVWDREAVLPFTAATALSAAEGGTPSVDAPRLAEELGVGHVSLKDEGRNPTGSVLDRGLSVAVTAAHQSGTDLIACASPGNAGQSMAAYAGQVDLRSYAFVPTRAPFSNKALVNVHGGEMKVCPGRLGDAVKALEEQLKSDYVDLGPFATPYRHDGLKTLAYEILADRGWTAPDAVVVPASTGELVVGVVDGFEEALELGLVEELPAVYAVQPEGCAPITAAWEASAKDTEPWGTPDTIVGELEVADPPGGALALEALAATDGGALAVDDDDALESAVAIASTETVEFGLAGGVAAAGLWQLAEDGILDESDEAVVVNTESATKTPDVLRSHLMGQGI, via the coding sequence ATGTTCAGCGACGCGTTCGTCGGACTCGTCTGTACCGACTGCGATGCCGCGCTCACGGTCGCCGAGGCCGACCCGGGAGCCCTCGCCGCCGCGGGCCCCTGCCAGGACTGTGGCGCGCCCCGGACGCCAGCGTACGACCTCGAGGCCGTCGACACGGAGGCGGTCAGAGAGGGGCGAACCGTGTGGGACCGTGAAGCAGTCCTCCCGTTCACGGCAGCGACCGCACTCTCGGCGGCAGAAGGCGGGACCCCGAGCGTCGACGCGCCACGGCTCGCTGAGGAACTCGGCGTCGGCCACGTCAGTCTCAAAGACGAGGGGCGCAACCCCACTGGATCAGTGCTCGACCGCGGGCTCTCCGTTGCCGTCACAGCCGCTCACCAGTCCGGTACCGACCTGATCGCCTGTGCATCCCCAGGAAATGCGGGACAGTCGATGGCCGCCTACGCGGGCCAAGTCGACCTGCGCTCGTACGCGTTCGTCCCGACGCGGGCACCGTTCTCGAACAAGGCGCTGGTGAACGTTCACGGCGGCGAGATGAAAGTCTGCCCGGGCCGGCTGGGTGATGCTGTCAAGGCGCTAGAGGAGCAACTCAAATCCGACTACGTCGACCTCGGGCCGTTCGCGACACCGTACCGCCACGACGGGCTGAAGACGCTCGCCTACGAGATTCTGGCAGACAGGGGATGGACGGCCCCGGACGCGGTGGTCGTTCCGGCGAGTACAGGCGAACTCGTCGTCGGCGTCGTCGACGGGTTCGAAGAGGCGCTCGAACTCGGCCTTGTCGAGGAGCTGCCAGCGGTCTATGCAGTCCAGCCCGAGGGTTGTGCGCCCATCACCGCGGCCTGGGAGGCCAGCGCGAAGGATACTGAACCCTGGGGAACCCCTGACACCATCGTGGGCGAACTCGAGGTCGCGGACCCGCCGGGCGGGGCGTTGGCGCTCGAAGCGTTGGCGGCGACGGACGGCGGTGCGCTGGCTGTTGACGACGACGACGCGTTGGAGAGCGCGGTCGCCATCGCGTCGACTGAGACCGTGGAATTCGGCCTCGCGGGCGGTGTTGCCGCTGCGGGACTCTGGCAACTTGCGGAAGATGGAATCCTCGATGAGAGCGACGAGGCAGTCGTCGTCAACACGGAGAGCGCGACCAAGACGCCGGACGTGCTACGGAGCCACCTGATGGGCCAGGGAATCTGA
- a CDS encoding Propanoyl-CoA C-acyltransferase (KEGG: hla:Hlac_1006 thiolase~PFAM: Beta-ketoacyl synthase, N-terminal) produces MTGVRVAGVGLTHFGSHPERTGRDLFAEAALSARDDAGVPADDIEELNVGNFVGSLAEGQSHQAPLLAEAAGLSCPATRYEEACASAGVAVREAVRTVRSGEADVVLAGGMERMTHLGTDGATRALAIAADELFEIRAGVTFPGAYALMATAYADQFGVDEADLKTDLANVASKNHEHALNNEYAQYQRELTVEQALDAPPVAEPLGLFDCCPITDGASAVIFVSEEYAAENDLDAGVAVVGSGQGTDWMALQDREKLAQTPAAVDAARMAYDDAGIDASDVDLAEVHDCFTIAEVLAIESLGFYEPGEGIGAARRGETTADGDLPINLSGGLKAKGHPVGATGGSQIAEMTRLLRGDHPNSDAVSGAEIGVTHNAGGTVASAVVHVLEVVE; encoded by the coding sequence ATGACAGGCGTGCGCGTTGCCGGTGTGGGACTCACCCACTTCGGCTCGCACCCCGAACGGACTGGCCGTGACCTCTTCGCCGAGGCGGCGCTCTCAGCGCGTGATGACGCGGGGGTCCCGGCAGACGACATCGAGGAGCTCAACGTCGGCAACTTCGTCGGCTCGCTGGCGGAAGGCCAGAGCCACCAAGCACCCCTGCTCGCGGAAGCGGCGGGGCTCTCCTGCCCGGCCACGCGCTACGAAGAGGCGTGTGCCTCGGCGGGCGTCGCCGTGCGCGAGGCGGTCCGAACCGTCCGTTCAGGCGAAGCCGACGTGGTGCTCGCCGGCGGGATGGAGCGGATGACCCACCTCGGCACCGACGGTGCGACCCGAGCGCTCGCTATCGCCGCCGACGAGCTGTTCGAAATCCGCGCGGGTGTCACCTTCCCCGGCGCATATGCGCTGATGGCAACGGCCTACGCCGACCAGTTCGGTGTCGACGAGGCAGACCTCAAGACCGATCTCGCGAACGTCGCCTCGAAGAACCACGAGCACGCCCTCAACAACGAGTACGCCCAGTACCAGCGCGAACTCACCGTCGAGCAGGCACTGGATGCACCGCCCGTCGCAGAGCCGCTGGGGCTGTTCGACTGCTGTCCCATCACCGACGGCGCCTCCGCCGTCATCTTTGTGAGCGAAGAATACGCCGCCGAGAACGACCTCGACGCCGGCGTCGCGGTTGTCGGGAGCGGGCAGGGTACCGACTGGATGGCACTCCAGGACCGCGAGAAGCTCGCCCAGACCCCAGCCGCTGTGGACGCCGCCAGGATGGCCTACGACGACGCCGGCATCGACGCCTCAGATGTCGACCTTGCAGAGGTCCATGACTGCTTCACCATCGCCGAGGTACTGGCTATCGAGTCCCTCGGCTTCTACGAGCCGGGAGAAGGGATTGGTGCCGCTCGCCGTGGCGAGACGACGGCCGACGGTGACCTGCCCATCAACCTCTCAGGCGGTCTCAAGGCGAAAGGCCACCCGGTCGGCGCGACTGGCGGCTCACAGATCGCAGAGATGACGCGGCTACTCCGTGGTGACCACCCCAACAGCGACGCGGTGTCGGGAGCCGAAATCGGCGTTACACACAACGCGGGTGGGACGGTTGCCTCTGCAGTCGTCCACGTGCTGGAGGTGGTCGAATGA
- a CDS encoding protein of unknown function DUF35 (PFAM: Protein of unknown function DUF35~KEGG: nmg:Nmag_2476 protein of unknown function DUF35), whose product MSDDVQNAGYDEWLHALAGDDGYYLECENGHGSLPPRRVCPDCATPELSEKPLDATGTVETVTTVHVPTPAFADDAPYSTAIVDFGPVRLTGIIVDSEPGAVEIGDSVEPDLGASETTSDELLVFRLA is encoded by the coding sequence ATGAGCGACGACGTGCAGAACGCAGGCTACGACGAGTGGTTGCACGCACTGGCCGGCGACGACGGCTACTACCTCGAGTGCGAGAACGGCCACGGCTCGCTCCCACCCCGCCGGGTTTGCCCGGATTGTGCAACGCCGGAGCTCTCGGAGAAACCGCTGGATGCGACGGGGACGGTCGAGACCGTTACGACGGTTCACGTCCCGACGCCGGCGTTCGCCGACGACGCTCCCTACAGTACAGCAATCGTCGACTTCGGCCCTGTCAGGTTGACGGGCATCATCGTCGACAGCGAACCCGGAGCCGTCGAGATTGGTGACTCGGTCGAGCCGGACCTGGGCGCCAGCGAAACGACCAGCGACGAACTGCTGGTCTTCCGGCTCGCCTGA
- a CDS encoding alpha/beta hydrolase fold containing protein (PFAM: Alpha/beta hydrolase fold-1~KEGG: hla:Hlac_0512 alpha/beta hydrolase fold protein), with the protein MNLRRALSYAGIGIGAAAATDTLLRNKAGDLPPALDGLQRTYRWRGMDVAYTEAGDADDPDLVLLHGLNAAGSSGEWREVFDVLSEEYHVVAPDLPGYGRSDRPPIRYSAAFYEEFVEDFLAEFGGRDDDGDLTVLASSLTASYAAKAAETVDVSRLVLVCPTTTAGPGGQQNWVRELVRFPLVGQTLFNLVTSKRAIEYFNADHGYADPGGPDEEWQAYEWQTAHQENARFAPAAFLAGDLNSQLDLGATLAGLDAEITLLWGRETELTPVEGGAALARTAGAELLVFDRAKLLPHVERAEAFLDYILAGELPEDFSLIREYDPAGDEEATAAEDADAAEEEADEANEKTEA; encoded by the coding sequence ATGAACCTCAGACGTGCACTGAGCTATGCGGGTATCGGTATCGGCGCAGCAGCGGCCACAGACACCCTGTTGCGGAACAAGGCCGGTGACCTCCCGCCGGCGCTCGACGGCCTCCAACGAACCTACCGCTGGCGTGGGATGGACGTCGCCTACACCGAAGCGGGCGACGCCGACGACCCAGACCTCGTGTTGCTCCACGGGCTCAACGCCGCGGGCTCATCGGGCGAGTGGCGCGAGGTGTTTGATGTCCTGAGCGAGGAGTACCACGTGGTGGCGCCGGATCTGCCGGGCTACGGCCGTTCGGACCGCCCCCCGATTCGGTACTCCGCAGCGTTCTACGAGGAGTTCGTCGAGGATTTCCTCGCAGAGTTCGGCGGCCGCGATGACGACGGCGACCTCACGGTGCTCGCCTCCTCGCTGACGGCCTCCTACGCGGCCAAAGCTGCTGAAACCGTCGACGTGAGCCGACTCGTCCTGGTTTGTCCGACCACCACTGCCGGTCCCGGCGGCCAACAGAACTGGGTCCGTGAACTCGTCCGGTTCCCGCTCGTGGGCCAGACGCTGTTTAACCTCGTCACCTCCAAGCGCGCCATCGAATACTTCAACGCCGACCACGGCTACGCGGACCCTGGCGGTCCCGACGAGGAGTGGCAGGCGTACGAGTGGCAGACTGCCCACCAGGAGAACGCCCGGTTTGCCCCCGCTGCGTTCCTCGCGGGCGACCTGAACAGCCAGCTCGACCTCGGCGCAACGCTCGCGGGGCTCGACGCCGAGATCACGCTGTTGTGGGGGCGCGAGACAGAACTCACCCCCGTCGAGGGTGGCGCGGCACTGGCCAGGACGGCCGGCGCGGAACTGCTCGTCTTCGACCGAGCGAAACTCCTGCCGCACGTCGAACGAGCCGAGGCCTTCCTCGACTACATCCTCGCGGGCGAACTCCCCGAGGACTTCTCCCTCATCCGAGAGTACGACCCTGCGGGTGATGAGGAAGCAACGGCTGCAGAGGATGCCGATGCTGCGGAGGAGGAAGCGGACGAAGCCAACGAGAAAACCGAAGCGTAG
- a CDS encoding iron (metal) dependent repressor, DtxR family (KEGG: hla:Hlac_0657 iron (metal) dependent repressor, DtxR family~PFAM: Iron dependent repressor; Ferrous iron transporter, FeoA subunit~SMART: Iron dependent repressor), whose amino-acid sequence MLSTAMEDYLKAIYVLQSEEGPPVATSAIAEYLEKTPPTVTSMMEKLADRGLIEREKYRGVELSEEGRTVALEVIRHHRIVEAYLAEHLDYDWADVHEEADTLEHHISEELERRMAALLEDPETDPHGDPIPTESLEPVEESGAARLAEFEEGDRVVVSRVPHRNQEELDYLSAAGITPGTELELIDVAPFGMVTVRLVERGDEQSLPEEIAESIRVRDAVEELA is encoded by the coding sequence ATGCTGAGTACCGCGATGGAGGACTACCTGAAGGCCATCTACGTCCTCCAAAGCGAGGAGGGCCCGCCAGTCGCCACCTCGGCAATCGCGGAGTACCTCGAGAAGACGCCACCGACAGTGACGAGTATGATGGAGAAGCTCGCCGACAGGGGGCTCATCGAGCGCGAGAAGTACCGCGGCGTGGAACTCTCCGAAGAGGGCCGGACCGTCGCGCTGGAGGTCATCCGCCACCACCGTATCGTGGAGGCGTATCTGGCCGAACACCTCGATTACGACTGGGCCGACGTCCACGAGGAGGCCGACACGCTCGAACACCACATCAGCGAGGAACTCGAGCGCCGGATGGCCGCCCTGCTCGAGGACCCGGAAACCGACCCACACGGCGACCCGATTCCGACCGAGAGCCTCGAACCGGTCGAAGAGTCAGGCGCCGCCCGCCTCGCTGAGTTCGAGGAGGGCGACCGGGTCGTCGTCTCGCGGGTTCCCCACCGGAATCAGGAGGAACTGGACTACCTCTCGGCGGCGGGCATCACGCCCGGGACGGAACTCGAACTCATCGACGTGGCACCGTTCGGGATGGTGACCGTCCGGCTGGTCGAGCGTGGCGACGAGCAGAGCCTGCCCGAGGAGATTGCCGAGTCCATTCGGGTCCGGGACGCCGTGGAGGAACTGGCCTGA
- a CDS encoding Lysine exporter protein (LYSE/YGGA) (PFAM: Lysine exporter protein (LYSE/YGGA)~KEGG: hvo:HVO_0821 L-lysine exporter) → MFETLPTLAAGAVFGLALAAPPGPMNAVIAEESVLRGWLAGVKAGLGAVVADVVFFILAALGVVGFVQQFPTVQGVLFGVGGLLMCYFAYGAASGAKSTFAPSSVDLEDGPTADPTEQESTGFRRAFVLALTNPYQILFWLTVGVGLLDPGQLDVLAMTPYVGESLVGMLVVETGSAVLVVGFFGGIGLWLVSFPTALVTAGNRMDSFAPAVAIASAVVLAGFGVIYLLEAVRMLG, encoded by the coding sequence GTGTTCGAGACGCTTCCCACGCTTGCAGCCGGTGCGGTGTTCGGCCTCGCACTCGCCGCCCCACCGGGGCCGATGAACGCCGTTATCGCGGAGGAGAGCGTTCTTCGCGGGTGGCTCGCCGGGGTCAAGGCCGGACTGGGCGCTGTTGTCGCCGACGTCGTGTTCTTCATCCTTGCAGCGCTGGGCGTCGTCGGCTTCGTCCAGCAGTTCCCCACCGTTCAGGGGGTGCTGTTCGGCGTCGGTGGCCTGCTGATGTGTTACTTCGCCTACGGCGCCGCAAGCGGGGCGAAGTCCACGTTCGCCCCGTCCTCAGTGGACCTGGAAGATGGCCCAACGGCCGATCCGACTGAGCAGGAATCAACTGGCTTTCGCCGCGCGTTCGTGCTCGCGCTGACCAATCCGTACCAGATTCTGTTCTGGCTCACCGTCGGCGTCGGGTTGCTGGACCCCGGCCAACTGGACGTACTGGCGATGACGCCGTACGTCGGTGAGTCGTTGGTGGGGATGTTGGTCGTGGAGACCGGGAGCGCGGTGTTGGTGGTGGGGTTCTTCGGCGGTATCGGGCTCTGGCTGGTCTCGTTCCCGACCGCACTGGTCACCGCCGGCAACCGGATGGACTCGTTCGCACCTGCGGTCGCAATCGCGAGCGCGGTCGTCCTCGCGGGCTTCGGCGTCATCTACCTGCTCGAGGCGGTCCGGATGCTGGGGTGA
- a CDS encoding 3-dehydroquinate synthase (PFAM: 3-dehydroquinate synthase AroB~KEGG: hla:Hlac_0655 NAD(P)-dependent glycerol-1-phosphate dehydrogenase), with amino-acid sequence MFEKSTWIRLPRNVLVGHGVLDKLGDAVEELYLSGSPLVVTSPSPNELVGGRVRAQLPNPETVVVGEAGFEQVQKVIDTAEQMEAGYLVGLGGGKPIDTAKMASDELGVGFVSVPTAASHDGIVSGRGSIPEGDMRHSVAAEPPLAVVADTGVLADAPWALTTAGCADIISNYTAVADWQLANRLKGVEYSEYAGSLARMTAEMLVDSADLIRPGLEESSWIVVKALVSSGVAMSIAGSSRPASGAEHLFSHQLDRIAPGKALHGHQVGVGSIMTAYLHDGPKGMWLDIRNALESLDAPTTAADLGISEDELLEALTTAHRIRDRYTILGDGITEKAARDVAEKTGVI; translated from the coding sequence ATGTTCGAGAAATCTACCTGGATTCGTCTGCCTCGCAACGTGCTGGTGGGCCATGGCGTCCTCGACAAATTGGGGGACGCCGTCGAAGAGCTCTATCTCTCCGGGAGCCCGCTGGTCGTCACCAGCCCATCACCAAACGAACTGGTCGGCGGCCGGGTTCGGGCACAGCTACCCAACCCCGAAACCGTCGTCGTGGGCGAAGCGGGGTTCGAGCAGGTCCAGAAGGTCATCGACACGGCCGAGCAGATGGAGGCCGGCTACCTCGTTGGGCTTGGCGGTGGCAAACCCATCGACACCGCAAAGATGGCCAGCGACGAGCTGGGCGTGGGCTTCGTCTCCGTTCCGACTGCCGCGAGTCACGACGGGATCGTCTCAGGTCGGGGCTCAATTCCTGAGGGCGACATGCGCCACTCCGTCGCCGCGGAGCCGCCGCTGGCGGTCGTCGCCGATACAGGAGTGCTCGCGGACGCGCCGTGGGCGCTGACGACGGCCGGCTGTGCGGACATCATCTCGAACTACACCGCCGTCGCGGACTGGCAGCTCGCCAACCGACTGAAAGGCGTAGAGTACTCGGAGTACGCCGGCTCGCTGGCACGAATGACCGCCGAGATGCTCGTCGACAGCGCTGACCTCATCCGACCGGGGCTGGAGGAGTCCTCCTGGATCGTCGTCAAAGCACTCGTCTCCTCTGGGGTCGCGATGTCCATCGCCGGCTCCTCGCGGCCTGCCTCTGGGGCAGAGCATCTCTTCTCCCACCAACTCGACCGCATCGCGCCCGGGAAGGCGCTCCACGGCCATCAGGTGGGTGTTGGCTCCATCATGACCGCCTATCTCCACGACGGCCCGAAGGGGATGTGGCTGGATATCCGCAACGCGCTCGAGAGCCTCGACGCGCCGACGACGGCGGCGGACCTCGGCATCTCTGAAGACGAACTCCTCGAGGCACTCACGACGGCCCACAGAATCCGGGACCGCTACACGATTCTCGGCGACGGGATTACTGAGAAGGCCGCACGAGACGTGGCCGAAAAGACGGGCGTTATCTGA